From the genome of Devriesea agamarum, one region includes:
- a CDS encoding dolichyl-phosphate-mannose--protein mannosyltransferase: protein MNRVRTRQADDLEEMYRRRLGLRMPHDRLAGWLWPLAVTALAALLRLWDLDRVRTLIFDETYYVKGAYTLLRRGVDMAWPDGINPQFEAGHVDTFLPEGDFVVHPPIGKWVIALGEWLLGADNPWGWRISVAILGTISVLMLARITRRLLGSTLLGTVAGLLLAIDGLHLVHSRTSLLDLILMFFVLAAFGALLIDRDRFRAGLARHKAQARASGRKLSSLGYAAGWRPWRLLAGVLLGLSCGVKWSGIYFLAVFGVMTVLWDWWARRAMREKRWFENGLFRDAIPAFFAMVGGAFITYLASWSGWFASSAGYARHWAQNSGHSTGFGPLDALISLWHYHVQAYDFSVNLHSPHPYASSPFGWTLQLRPTNFYWETYDYGEAGCRVARCVSQVDSVGNPLIWWLGSIALVVCLIAGLIWRDGRALACLSGIVAGWLPWFLFADRTIFTFYAVVFEPWVILALVYSAGLLLGSSTSPGASKERRLAVGLFLGALLTLTVLVSAFFWPLWSGDMIPYRLWEWHMWLPGW from the coding sequence ATGAACCGGGTGAGGACGAGACAAGCCGATGACCTTGAGGAGATGTATCGTCGGCGGCTCGGGCTACGCATGCCCCATGACCGTCTTGCTGGTTGGCTGTGGCCGCTCGCCGTCACCGCGTTAGCGGCGCTGTTGCGTCTGTGGGATCTTGACCGCGTCCGGACCTTAATCTTCGATGAGACGTATTACGTGAAAGGCGCGTACACGCTTCTTCGGCGCGGTGTCGATATGGCGTGGCCCGACGGTATTAACCCGCAGTTTGAAGCGGGTCACGTGGACACGTTTCTCCCCGAGGGAGACTTTGTGGTTCACCCACCCATTGGCAAATGGGTCATTGCGCTCGGCGAGTGGTTACTCGGGGCTGATAATCCGTGGGGATGGCGGATATCTGTCGCGATCCTTGGGACTATCAGTGTTTTGATGCTGGCGCGGATCACTCGCCGACTGCTCGGATCGACTCTGCTCGGGACGGTAGCTGGTCTGCTTCTAGCGATTGATGGTCTGCACCTGGTGCATTCGCGCACCAGTCTTCTCGACCTCATACTCATGTTCTTTGTGCTCGCCGCGTTTGGCGCGCTTCTGATCGACCGTGATCGCTTTCGCGCGGGTTTAGCTCGGCATAAGGCACAGGCCCGAGCCAGCGGACGGAAACTGTCCTCCCTCGGCTACGCGGCGGGATGGCGACCGTGGCGGTTGCTCGCCGGGGTGCTACTTGGACTCTCATGCGGGGTGAAGTGGTCGGGAATCTATTTCCTCGCGGTGTTCGGCGTGATGACCGTGCTATGGGATTGGTGGGCCCGCCGTGCGATGCGCGAAAAACGTTGGTTTGAAAACGGACTCTTCCGCGACGCGATTCCTGCGTTCTTCGCCATGGTGGGAGGCGCATTCATCACCTATCTGGCCAGCTGGTCTGGGTGGTTTGCCTCCTCGGCAGGATATGCCCGGCACTGGGCGCAAAATAGTGGTCACTCCACAGGATTTGGACCGCTAGATGCCCTGATATCGCTGTGGCATTATCACGTCCAGGCTTACGACTTTTCGGTGAATCTGCACTCGCCGCACCCGTATGCGTCGAGTCCCTTCGGATGGACACTGCAACTTCGCCCCACGAACTTTTACTGGGAAACATACGATTACGGCGAAGCTGGATGCCGGGTGGCGCGGTGTGTTTCGCAGGTTGACTCTGTCGGCAACCCGTTGATCTGGTGGCTTGGATCGATTGCTCTCGTGGTGTGCCTTATTGCGGGCCTTATCTGGCGCGACGGGCGGGCCTTGGCGTGTTTGTCGGGCATTGTCGCTGGCTGGCTACCGTGGTTCCTCTTTGCCGATCGCACTATTTTCACGTTTTACGCGGTGGTTTTTGAACCCTGGGTGATTCTTGCCCTGGTCTATAGCGCGGGCCTGCTGCTCGGTTCTTCCACCTCACCAGGAGCCAGTAAAG